A single Phoenix dactylifera cultivar Barhee BC4 chromosome 1, palm_55x_up_171113_PBpolish2nd_filt_p, whole genome shotgun sequence DNA region contains:
- the LOC103714733 gene encoding putative mannan endo-1,4-beta-mannosidase 9 has translation MLKASDPTQRDTVSSTFQQASGYGMSVIRTWAFSDGGDSALQYSPGSYNEEMFKGLDFVISEAKNHGVYLILSFVNNYADFGGRKQYVRWATDMGQSLSSDDDFYSNDAVKKLYKNHVKTILTRVNTITGVAYKDDPTIFAWELINEPRCQSDLSGKTLQNWIAEMAAYVKSIDSNHMLEIGLEGFYGESEAEKKQFNPGYEVGTDFISNNMISEIDFTTIHAYPDQWISGSEDAQMAFLKSWIQSHIDDSSAVIRKPFMITEFGRSSKTSGYTEGERNAFYWAVYNMIFDSAREGGSCAGGLFWQVLAKGMDDFKDGYEIILSKSSSITAIISQQSRRISSLQ, from the exons ATGCTCAAGGCCTCGGACCCCACGCAAAGGGACACGGTGTCTTCTACTTTCCAACAAGCTTCCGGCTATGGAATGAGCGTGATCAGGACCTGGGCCTTCAGCGATGGTGGCGACAGCGCTCTGCAGTACTCACCTGGTTCTTACAACGAGGAAATGTTCAAG GGTTTGGACTTTGTGATCTCCGAGGCCAAGAATCATGGAGTGTATCTGATACTCAGTTTTGTGAATAACTATGCGGATTTTGGTGGGAGGAAGCAGTATGTTCGGTGGGCCACGGACATGGGGCAGTCCTTGAGCTCTGATGATGACTTTTATTCGAACGATGCCGTCAAAAAACTCTACAAGAACCATGTCAAG ACTATTCTAACGAGGGTCAACACGATCACGGGAGTAGCATACAAGGATGATCCTACCATCTTTGCATGGGAACTCATAAACGAACCCCGCTGCCAAAGCGACCTCTCGGGCAAGACCCTACAG AATTGGATCGCAGAAATGGCTGCTTATGTGAAATCCATAGATAGCAACCACATGCTCGAAATCGGGTTGGAAGGGTTTTATGGGGAATCAGAGGCTGAGAAGAAGCAATTCAACCCCGGCTATGAGGTCGGTACGGATTTCATCTCTAATAATATGATCTCAGAAATTGATTTCACCACCATTCATGCCTACCCTGATCAATG GATTTCAGGCTCAGAAGATGCCCAGATGGCATTCCTGAAGAGCTGGATTCAATCCCATATCGATGATTCTAGTGCCGTCATTAGAAAGCCTTTCATGATCACAGAATTTGGTAGGTCCTCGAAGACCTCGGGGTACACAGAAGGAGAGAGGAATGCCTTCTACTGGGCCGTGTACAACATGATTTTCGACTCGGCTAGGGAAGGGGGCTCATGCGCAGGAGGGCTGTTCTGGCAGGTGCTGGCCAAGGGGATGGATGACTTCAAAGATGGCTACGAGATCATATTATCGAAGAGCTCCTCCATAACAGCTATCATTTCCCAGCAGTCCCGCAGGATATCCAGCCTGCAGTAG